One part of the Treponema peruense genome encodes these proteins:
- a CDS encoding LegC family aminotransferase translates to MSEEHKKFIPLSVPNFEGNEQKYVDEAVKTEWVSTGGAYITKMEEQLGKFLHVENVACVQSGTSALHLSLVDAGVKPGDMVLVPPVTFIAAVNPVKYQFATPLFIDCDDTLTMDPIKLRSFCEEECNFTNGKLVHKKTNKIVKAIVVVHVFGNMADMESIMDTAAKYNLKVIEDSTEALGTHYTEGKYKGKFAGTIGDYGCYSFNGNKIITTGGGGAITCREPKMVDHLRYLSTQAKDDPHYYIHNEIGYNYRMTNLQAALGVAQMEELSDFIERKHKNYDRYVELFRDYEYGYLLGFRKGTYSNQWFYSLVLDMDKLHNVEMRTVITKLGDKGIQTRAIWGLINEQKPYLGEETYKMEKSVYYARRVLNIPATTQLTKTDIEYTVQTIKEVLSEIANQ, encoded by the coding sequence ATGTCAGAAGAACATAAAAAGTTTATACCTCTTTCAGTTCCAAATTTTGAGGGGAATGAACAAAAGTACGTTGATGAAGCTGTAAAAACCGAATGGGTTTCTACCGGCGGTGCTTATATCACAAAAATGGAAGAGCAGCTTGGAAAATTTCTTCATGTAGAAAATGTTGCATGCGTTCAGAGTGGTACTTCAGCTCTTCATTTGAGTCTTGTTGATGCCGGTGTAAAACCTGGAGATATGGTGCTCGTTCCGCCGGTAACTTTTATTGCGGCGGTAAACCCTGTTAAATATCAGTTTGCAACACCTCTTTTTATTGACTGTGATGATACATTGACAATGGATCCAATCAAACTTCGTTCTTTCTGTGAAGAAGAATGTAATTTTACAAACGGAAAATTAGTTCATAAGAAAACTAATAAAATTGTAAAGGCAATTGTTGTTGTTCACGTCTTTGGTAATATGGCTGATATGGAATCTATTATGGATACAGCAGCCAAATACAATCTTAAAGTAATTGAAGATTCTACAGAAGCTCTTGGAACACACTATACGGAAGGCAAATATAAGGGCAAGTTTGCAGGAACTATTGGTGACTACGGCTGCTATTCCTTCAACGGTAATAAAATTATAACAACAGGTGGTGGTGGAGCTATTACTTGTCGTGAACCTAAAATGGTAGACCATCTGCGCTATCTTTCAACACAGGCAAAAGATGATCCGCATTATTATATCCATAATGAAATCGGGTATAACTACCGTATGACAAATCTTCAGGCTGCCCTTGGTGTTGCCCAGATGGAAGAACTTTCGGACTTCATTGAAAGAAAGCATAAGAACTATGACCGGTATGTAGAACTTTTTAGGGATTATGAATACGGTTATTTATTGGGATTTCGCAAAGGAACATATTCAAATCAGTGGTTTTATTCTTTGGTTCTTGATATGGATAAACTCCACAATGTTGAAATGCGTACAGTAATTACAAAACTTGGTGACAAGGGGATTCAGACCCGTGCAATCTGGGGCTTGATTAATGAACAGAAACCCTACCTTGGTGAAGAAACATACAAAATGGAAAAATCTGTTTATTACGCCCGTCGCGTTTTGAATATTCCGGCTACAACGCAGCTTACTAAAACGGATATTGAATACACGGTTCAAACTATAAAAGAAGTTTTATCTGAAATTGCTAATCAATAA
- a CDS encoding sugar transferase, giving the protein MTRFFDILFSFFAIVILFPFMIPIMIGLKLTGEHDIFYGQTRIGKGNKPFKVLKFATMLRNSPNMAGGLITADHDPRILPMGNFLRKTKINELPQLINIFIGQMSVIGYRPFVPKHFALYNEEVQNTMARTVPGLSGIGSVVFRDEEDILHKVDNPEYFHDKVITPYKGQLECWYVEHKTLGNYFKLILATVIAVLKPKSSVWQKWFKGLPPVPEELKPWIC; this is encoded by the coding sequence ATGACTCGATTCTTTGACATTTTATTTTCATTTTTTGCAATTGTAATTTTATTTCCATTCATGATTCCGATTATGATTGGTTTAAAACTTACCGGTGAGCATGATATATTTTATGGTCAGACTAGAATAGGAAAGGGTAATAAACCTTTTAAAGTTTTAAAATTTGCAACAATGCTTCGCAACAGTCCCAATATGGCTGGCGGTTTGATTACTGCAGATCATGACCCTCGTATCTTGCCAATGGGTAATTTTCTACGTAAAACAAAGATAAATGAACTCCCGCAGTTGATAAATATTTTTATCGGACAAATGAGTGTAATTGGGTACAGACCTTTCGTTCCAAAGCATTTTGCACTTTATAATGAAGAAGTTCAAAATACTATGGCAAGAACAGTTCCCGGGCTTTCTGGTATTGGTTCAGTAGTATTTCGTGATGAAGAAGATATACTTCATAAAGTAGATAATCCGGAATATTTTCATGACAAAGTAATTACTCCATATAAAGGCCAGCTTGAATGCTGGTATGTTGAACACAAGACCCTTGGTAATTACTTCAAACTAATCTTAGCAACAGTTATTGCGGTATTAAAACCAAAATCAAGTGTATGGCAAAAATGGTTTAAGGGACTTCCTCCTGTACCCGAAGAACTTAAACCATGGATTTGCTAA
- a CDS encoding UDP-N-acetylglucosamine 4,6-dehydratase yields MIDNILPFIGRTAPLLEADIKTNEKVLSEIVKNSKFLVIGGAGTIGSAICREIFVRNPKVLHVVDISENNMVELVRDIRSSVGYGDGEFATFALDCGSDIFKAFIENQKKRIGGYDYVFNTSALKHVRSEKDPFTLMRMIDTNIFNTDSTMKMAHEMDAKKYFCVSTDKAANPVNMMGASKRIMEFYLNRRSVEMPVSTARFANVAFSDGSLLYGFNRRLEKNQPLSAPNDVRRYFVTPKEAGELCMMSCLLGENRDLFFPKLDHDLNLVTFSSIAEKYLKNLGYEPVQCATEDEARASVLELKAKHKYPVYFFKSDTTGEKDFEEFYTANETIVLNRFESLGVIKNGVNYDEKLLQHFTDTIVSMKKKGEWTRGDLIDLFNEMIPNFNHKETGKFLDGRM; encoded by the coding sequence ATGATTGATAACATTCTCCCTTTTATTGGACGTACAGCTCCTTTATTGGAAGCAGACATTAAAACTAACGAAAAAGTTCTTTCTGAAATTGTAAAGAATTCAAAGTTCCTGGTAATCGGTGGAGCCGGCACAATAGGTTCTGCAATTTGTCGTGAAATCTTTGTCCGCAATCCTAAAGTTCTGCATGTTGTAGATATTTCAGAAAACAACATGGTTGAACTGGTTCGCGATATCCGTTCATCCGTGGGATATGGTGACGGAGAGTTTGCGACCTTTGCACTTGACTGCGGTTCTGATATTTTTAAGGCTTTTATTGAAAATCAGAAAAAACGAATCGGCGGTTATGATTATGTTTTTAATACATCAGCCTTAAAGCATGTGCGTTCTGAAAAGGATCCCTTTACTTTAATGCGAATGATAGACACAAACATCTTCAATACAGATTCCACAATGAAGATGGCTCACGAAATGGATGCAAAAAAATATTTCTGTGTTTCTACCGACAAGGCTGCAAACCCAGTAAATATGATGGGTGCTTCAAAACGTATTATGGAGTTTTACCTGAATCGCCGTTCAGTAGAAATGCCGGTTTCAACAGCACGCTTTGCAAATGTTGCATTCAGTGACGGTTCTTTGCTTTACGGATTTAACCGCCGCTTGGAAAAGAATCAACCACTTTCTGCTCCTAATGATGTCCGCCGTTATTTTGTAACTCCTAAGGAAGCTGGTGAACTTTGTATGATGTCATGTCTGCTTGGAGAAAACCGCGATTTGTTCTTTCCGAAGTTGGACCATGATTTGAATCTTGTTACATTCAGCTCAATTGCAGAAAAATATCTAAAGAATCTTGGATATGAACCTGTTCAGTGCGCAACCGAAGATGAAGCCCGTGCAAGTGTTTTAGAACTTAAGGCAAAACATAAGTATCCGGTTTATTTTTTTAAAAGCGATACAACCGGTGAAAAAGATTTTGAAGAGTTCTACACAGCAAACGAAACAATTGTATTGAACCGCTTCGAATCACTTGGCGTAATCAAGAATGGAGTAAACTATGACGAAAAGTTACTTCAGCATTTTACAGACACAATAGTCTCAATGAAAAAGAAAGGTGAGTGGACCCGCGGGGACCTGATTGATTTGTTCAATGAAATGATTCCGAATTTTAATCATAAGGAAACTGGAAAGTTTCTTGACGGAAGGATGTAA
- a CDS encoding glycosyltransferase family 2 protein, with product MVTESLISIIIPVYKVEKYIDRCMNSLVNQTWKNIEIILIDDGSPDKSGILCDKWAEKDKRVKVLHKLNGGVSSARNEGLKIAQGQYVGFIDPDDFVEIDTYEFLYKTLTDNDALISVVGWDNYLESDNDRLDLLSWKPVSFFDTIDCINAINREIYNRISLTWNKLFSRTVIDGLFYDENYINGEDRLYCIKAIAKGAELGGKIAYNMLPKYHYLQRKNSAGNKNFTPKDATLIPLCEEIIEIVKRYAPSAVSVANAQLSNSYFQLINMLDKTPNAYPEIRDELMKNFRKRFPRFLLEKNNFRRKIALLLFFINPTIYSSLGKIYRKIKGIKSF from the coding sequence ATGGTTACAGAGTCTCTTATTTCTATTATTATTCCTGTTTACAAGGTAGAAAAATATATTGATCGATGTATGAATAGTCTTGTTAATCAAACATGGAAAAATATAGAAATTATTCTTATCGATGATGGAAGTCCAGACAAAAGTGGTATACTTTGCGATAAATGGGCTGAGAAAGATAAACGAGTAAAAGTTCTTCACAAGCTAAATGGTGGAGTTTCTTCTGCGCGAAATGAAGGCTTAAAAATTGCTCAAGGGCAATATGTAGGTTTTATAGACCCTGATGATTTTGTCGAAATTGATACATATGAATTTTTATATAAGACTTTAACTGATAATGATGCTCTAATCTCTGTTGTTGGTTGGGATAATTATTTAGAATCTGATAATGATAGATTAGATCTTCTGTCTTGGAAACCAGTTTCTTTTTTTGATACTATAGACTGTATTAATGCAATTAACAGAGAAATTTATAATCGAATATCTCTTACATGGAATAAACTTTTTAGTAGAACTGTAATAGATGGACTTTTTTATGATGAAAATTATATTAATGGAGAGGATAGACTTTATTGTATAAAAGCTATAGCAAAAGGAGCTGAACTTGGCGGTAAAATTGCCTACAATATGCTTCCTAAATATCACTATTTACAAAGAAAAAATTCTGCTGGAAATAAAAATTTTACTCCAAAAGACGCAACTTTAATACCGCTTTGTGAAGAAATTATTGAAATAGTTAAGCGTTATGCTCCTAGTGCGGTTTCTGTAGCAAATGCACAACTTAGCAATTCCTATTTTCAATTAATAAATATGCTTGATAAAACGCCGAATGCGTATCCTGAAATTCGGGATGAATTGATGAAAAATTTTCGAAAGCGTTTTCCGAGATTTTTATTAGAAAAAAATAATTTTAGAAGAAAAATTGCATTGCTTTTATTTTTTATTAATCCGACTATCTATTCTAGTTTGGGTAAAATATACAGAAAAATTAAAGGCATTAAGAGTTTCTAA
- a CDS encoding transposase, which translates to MKRILEIEENSNSPTIDLLEEAIRARAREVIESLYEDEVQRFLNKTSSIVDKTGNKLVVRNGFHKERTILTTNGYVTVRLPRVDDRALEEKDRFVSKVLPPFARKTPTVEAILSAAYLAGIYVKSRLDGEKTCLLVIIGVTVEGKKELVAVQAGIRESTESWRGVLLDLKFRGLTKAPKLAVCDGALGFQNAVDEIWGQLKIQRCWFHKSTKGNGSSAASVAMAFKLCLQAEKNWRRLRGFKQLELVAKNIIFVDGEQMKAA; encoded by the coding sequence ATGAAAAGAATACTGGAAATTGAAGAAAATTCCAATAGTCCAACGATTGATTTGCTTGAAGAAGCAATCCGCGCAAGAGCACGTGAAGTAATTGAAAGTCTTTACGAGGATGAAGTTCAGCGTTTTCTTAATAAAACTTCTTCTATCGTAGACAAAACCGGAAACAAACTTGTAGTAAGAAACGGCTTTCACAAAGAACGGACAATTCTTACTACAAACGGTTACGTTACAGTCAGGCTTCCCAGAGTTGATGACCGTGCACTTGAAGAAAAGGATCGCTTTGTAAGCAAAGTCCTTCCTCCGTTTGCAAGAAAAACTCCGACAGTAGAAGCAATACTTTCCGCTGCCTACCTTGCAGGAATTTACGTAAAGTCCCGGCTTGACGGTGAAAAGACCTGCCTTCTGGTAATAATTGGCGTAACTGTTGAAGGCAAAAAAGAACTTGTGGCTGTACAGGCCGGAATTCGTGAGTCAACGGAAAGTTGGCGTGGAGTTTTGCTTGATTTGAAATTCCGCGGACTGACAAAAGCGCCAAAATTGGCAGTCTGCGACGGAGCGCTTGGGTTTCAAAATGCAGTTGATGAAATCTGGGGCCAGCTAAAAATTCAGAGATGTTGGTTCCACAAGTCAACAAAAGGAAACGGCTCTTCCGCTGCTTCTGTTGCAATGGCTTTCAAGCTTTGTCTTCAGGCAGAGAAAAACTGGCGACGGCTCAGGGGATTTAAACAACTTGAACTTGTCGCCAAAAATATAATTTTTGTGGACGGTGAACAAATGAAGGCTGCCTGA
- a CDS encoding transposase, giving the protein MDSTLLTTCLNRRIFNHEVTKIITSRGKSTKGWFYGLKLHEVCSENGLLESVYFTSGNANDSKTVEKLTEKMTGRFFADAGYLKKNGIF; this is encoded by the coding sequence TTGGATTCAACACTGCTGACAACATGTTTAAACAGACGAATTTTCAATCATGAAGTGACAAAAATCATTACTTCTCGTGGAAAATCCACAAAAGGATGGTTTTACGGACTGAAACTTCATGAAGTTTGCAGTGAAAATGGACTTCTTGAATCGGTTTATTTTACAAGTGGCAATGCAAATGACAGTAAGACAGTTGAAAAACTTACTGAAAAGATGACAGGAAGATTTTTTGCAGATGCGGGATATCTCAAGAAGAATGGAATATTCTAA
- a CDS encoding DUF3883 domain-containing protein: MSNIEEIVNNEINKIKKSYFDSVDRIISDYQTSQAFTTDYKGRQLYELIQNAEDQATEEQGQIKIELNANVLRISNTGKPFSSKGVKSILYVCNSSKFHGGGTIGYKGIGFRSLLNWTNEIKIISNDFTLSFSEKITNGWLNDILAKHPEYEDELKNIAPCPIAVLSCPDTANKLSPEKGFTTTIELTVNTDIADSIKEQINSLEPEVLLFLRKTRKIELIENGRIKIFEKNKKNNLITLSETKDGTTTNTVWTLYSTPAGSKTEKTDKEYEITIAYDKANKKAANVLYTYFKTDVKISFPAFIHATFELTSNRNELVKDDEYNRELVELLAKFLASTAVEIAKEKENGIATYDPLKLLLTNEIDTSLEAYKFNGKVYEELKTAKVFPTINDEYISLTDGPKFSALIKDNCTYAKLLDKNTFSTLLKDSQNEKVISDYITGIANLKFYDKADFQEKLNSAIDSDTNHQVYTIEKKSYLIRLINSDSQVSGEGYKLLSDEDENPIPLGIQTFARPKEKANFIEPNFPWLKLRFLNRKMQNILLQDVSQDVQETTYKSFSLFRYRFVNLVRNVVRDLNDNLTENNVILVLRWLYTFYTTPSKNDEETEERELGEVKVPVISRDNKFVKATECYFGKEYGNESLENIISIYTDNFLKYDLELFGDDDKNKVITFYEWLKVSWFPREESKKLTINSEESRKYINFCFTKRQYFVSEGYYSRSDLYDYGFRLIQVSTIENYKKIIEEGNIDDLIIYFLKDSKIRELISSEHELNPESKITYAHGNMYLRTFNKEQMAPYFLYQLKNTPWLLTEKGKKDVSHCCLEKLSVDDVIFMPKINYDYIKSKCNTSDSEINGLLVKLGVAETFSDIPTDIKYELFMELPRLDSEHVIGKSIYNKMKGTASRVLLEKGSNYTNFIKNGSVLVKYQGSYDYKPIKEARYLYAKVFSDKILANYKIFCFDTKEGRVDDLFGIKNLELTDSHISAKYQINDEKINTDFSAALQEYKPYILACRLLSSEKTNDASKLNNTQIILGNNIHVTYYVNDVKHEDDLNDFDTVYLGLGNENEETDQKKKIAYVKISDYCNDFSTLRFDSHFADAIADIITIILNVYKEKQFFSQIFEATSERRDELLSDYKGGAAKETIKKARELLNKDFDPCLDFWLAITECKKKTFEEDYTASQIADYWGIDKEYFNKLNYDNINEEKNFELIIVLFGKLKIDIEDFNSYSAINLNIQKYWKNKFDVRKRELRSLYNVYLYNKYKESKDIKNYELKRTGFLSTQPIIQNSISVDVDKLFEESFSVTISELNSFKPNDLEEIIAGKKQNNKFYESLKDKLPEEKLNLYLLFDSLDKLEERQTENQTPKFKPKSQQEINEEAKKLAEGAEYEEGIQTEKVDVSESHSHVKTQNGHNSFDRNYQTEDEIKQINGRAAELAVYDNLCKKYGKTNVDWLSKNAEYFGVTEVGNDNLGYDITYTNSNNQQINVEVKSVQDKIEFNLSRNELDTGMQNPNNYEIIVYSLPQKKVKNLGKIFKFEKPDETPFNNSKFTIHYDTYLVSAKEVGKENDN; the protein is encoded by the coding sequence ATGAGCAATATTGAAGAAATTGTAAATAATGAAATTAATAAAATAAAAAAATCATACTTTGATTCGGTAGATAGAATTATAAGTGATTATCAAACTTCGCAAGCATTTACGACCGATTATAAAGGCCGCCAATTATATGAATTAATTCAAAATGCAGAAGACCAGGCCACCGAAGAACAGGGGCAAATAAAAATTGAATTAAATGCCAATGTTTTAAGAATATCGAATACTGGCAAGCCTTTCTCGTCAAAAGGCGTAAAATCAATTCTTTATGTTTGTAACAGTTCCAAATTTCATGGCGGAGGAACTATTGGTTATAAAGGAATTGGTTTCCGCTCCCTGTTGAATTGGACTAATGAAATAAAAATAATTTCAAATGATTTTACCTTGTCATTTTCTGAAAAAATAACGAATGGTTGGTTGAACGATATTTTGGCCAAACATCCAGAATATGAAGATGAATTAAAAAACATTGCACCTTGCCCAATTGCAGTTCTTTCATGTCCTGATACAGCGAATAAACTGTCTCCTGAAAAAGGCTTTACTACCACAATTGAACTAACAGTTAATACAGATATTGCTGATTCTATAAAAGAGCAGATTAATTCTTTAGAGCCAGAAGTATTATTATTTTTGAGAAAAACTCGAAAGATAGAATTAATTGAAAACGGTAGAATTAAGATATTTGAGAAAAACAAAAAGAATAATTTAATTACGCTATCTGAAACGAAGGATGGAACTACTACAAATACTGTTTGGACTTTATATTCAACTCCAGCTGGAAGTAAAACTGAAAAAACTGATAAAGAATACGAAATTACTATTGCCTACGATAAAGCCAATAAGAAAGCAGCAAATGTTTTATATACATATTTTAAAACAGATGTAAAAATTTCATTTCCGGCTTTTATACATGCTACTTTTGAATTGACTTCAAACCGTAATGAACTTGTAAAAGATGATGAATACAACAGAGAATTAGTAGAATTGTTGGCAAAATTCTTAGCTTCTACGGCTGTAGAAATTGCAAAAGAAAAAGAAAATGGAATTGCAACGTATGACCCTTTAAAACTATTACTTACAAATGAAATAGACACCTCTTTGGAAGCTTATAAATTTAATGGAAAAGTATATGAAGAATTAAAAACTGCAAAAGTTTTCCCAACAATAAACGATGAGTACATTTCATTAACTGATGGACCAAAGTTTTCAGCATTGATAAAAGATAATTGTACTTATGCGAAATTACTTGATAAGAATACTTTTAGCACATTATTAAAGGATAGCCAGAATGAAAAAGTAATTTCAGATTATATTACTGGTATAGCAAATCTAAAATTCTATGATAAAGCAGATTTTCAAGAAAAATTAAATTCTGCAATTGATTCTGACACAAATCATCAAGTTTATACAATTGAGAAAAAAAGTTACTTGATTAGACTTATAAACTCTGATTCTCAGGTCTCAGGTGAAGGTTATAAGCTCCTTTCTGATGAAGATGAAAATCCGATACCCCTTGGTATTCAAACTTTTGCTCGGCCTAAAGAAAAAGCTAATTTTATCGAGCCAAATTTTCCATGGCTAAAACTGCGTTTCTTAAATAGAAAAATGCAAAATATCCTATTGCAAGATGTCAGTCAAGATGTACAAGAAACTACATATAAAAGTTTTTCATTGTTTAGATACAGGTTTGTTAATTTAGTTCGAAACGTAGTAAGAGATTTAAATGATAATCTTACAGAAAATAATGTAATTCTTGTTCTAAGATGGCTTTATACTTTCTATACTACACCTTCAAAAAATGATGAAGAAACAGAAGAACGTGAATTGGGAGAAGTAAAAGTACCTGTAATTTCTCGGGATAATAAATTTGTAAAAGCCACAGAATGTTATTTTGGAAAGGAATATGGTAATGAATCTCTTGAAAATATTATTTCTATTTATACAGATAACTTCTTAAAGTATGATTTAGAATTATTTGGTGATGATGATAAAAATAAAGTTATAACATTTTATGAATGGCTTAAAGTTTCATGGTTTCCTAGAGAAGAATCAAAGAAACTTACTATAAATTCTGAAGAATCCAGAAAATATATTAATTTCTGCTTTACCAAAAGACAATACTTTGTATCTGAAGGATATTATTCAAGAAGTGACCTTTATGATTATGGATTCCGTTTAATTCAAGTTTCTACGATAGAAAATTATAAAAAAATTATCGAAGAAGGTAATATCGATGACTTGATAATCTATTTTTTAAAAGATTCTAAAATCCGAGAATTAATAAGTTCTGAACATGAATTAAATCCAGAATCAAAAATTACTTATGCTCATGGAAATATGTATCTTAGAACATTTAACAAAGAACAAATGGCACCATATTTCCTTTACCAGTTGAAAAATACACCTTGGCTTCTTACCGAGAAAGGCAAAAAAGATGTCTCACATTGTTGTTTAGAAAAATTATCCGTTGATGATGTTATATTTATGCCAAAAATCAATTATGACTATATAAAATCAAAATGTAATACTTCGGACAGTGAAATTAATGGACTGCTAGTTAAGCTTGGTGTTGCCGAAACCTTTTCTGACATACCAACAGATATCAAATATGAATTGTTCATGGAATTACCTAGACTTGACTCTGAGCATGTTATTGGTAAATCAATATACAATAAAATGAAGGGCACAGCATCAAGAGTTTTATTGGAAAAAGGTTCTAATTATACGAATTTTATAAAAAATGGTAGTGTTTTAGTCAAATATCAAGGTAGTTATGATTATAAACCAATAAAAGAAGCCAGGTATTTATATGCAAAAGTATTCAGCGATAAAATTTTAGCAAATTACAAGATATTTTGTTTTGATACTAAAGAAGGAAGAGTTGATGATTTATTTGGTATTAAGAATTTGGAATTAACAGATTCTCATATTTCAGCAAAATACCAGATAAATGATGAAAAAATAAATACGGATTTTTCAGCTGCTTTACAGGAATATAAACCTTATATTCTTGCTTGTAGATTGCTTTCAAGCGAAAAAACAAATGACGCAAGTAAATTAAATAATACCCAAATTATATTAGGCAATAATATTCACGTGACTTATTATGTGAATGATGTTAAACATGAAGATGACTTAAATGATTTTGATACTGTTTATTTAGGGCTAGGAAATGAAAATGAAGAAACAGATCAAAAGAAAAAAATCGCCTATGTAAAAATATCTGACTATTGTAACGATTTCTCAACATTAAGATTTGACTCACATTTTGCAGATGCCATCGCTGATATCATAACTATAATATTGAATGTATACAAAGAAAAGCAGTTCTTTAGTCAAATATTTGAAGCAACATCAGAAAGACGTGATGAATTATTGTCTGATTATAAGGGAGGAGCTGCAAAAGAAACAATAAAAAAAGCCCGGGAATTATTAAATAAAGACTTTGATCCCTGTTTAGACTTTTGGTTAGCTATTACAGAATGCAAAAAAAAGACTTTTGAAGAAGACTATACTGCCTCTCAAATCGCTGACTATTGGGGAATTGATAAAGAATACTTTAATAAATTGAACTATGACAATATTAATGAAGAGAAGAATTTTGAATTAATTATTGTTCTGTTTGGTAAATTGAAAATCGACATTGAAGACTTCAATTCTTATTCAGCCATTAATCTAAATATCCAAAAATATTGGAAAAATAAATTTGATGTTCGTAAAAGAGAATTACGGTCTCTGTATAATGTTTATTTGTATAATAAGTATAAAGAGTCAAAAGACATTAAAAATTATGAATTGAAGAGAACTGGATTTTTATCAACTCAGCCTATAATTCAGAACTCAATTTCTGTCGATGTCGATAAACTATTTGAAGAAAGCTTTTCTGTTACGATTTCAGAATTAAACAGCTTTAAGCCTAATGACTTGGAAGAAATTATAGCTGGTAAAAAGCAAAATAATAAATTTTATGAATCATTAAAAGATAAGCTACCTGAAGAAAAATTAAATTTGTACTTGTTATTTGACTCATTAGATAAACTCGAAGAAAGACAAACTGAAAATCAAACTCCTAAATTCAAACCAAAAAGTCAGCAAGAAATTAATGAAGAAGCAAAAAAACTTGCAGAAGGTGCAGAGTACGAGGAAGGAATTCAGACTGAGAAAGTTGATGTATCAGAAAGTCACAGCCATGTGAAGACACAAAATGGTCATAATTCTTTCGATAGAAATTATCAGACTGAAGACGAAATCAAACAAATTAATGGTCGGGCAGCAGAGCTTGCTGTTTATGATAATTTATGTAAGAAATACGGAAAAACTAATGTAGATTGGTTATCAAAAAATGCAGAATATTTTGGAGTAACTGAAGTCGGTAATGATAATTTAGGCTACGATATAACATATACAAATAGCAATAATCAGCAAATCAATGTTGAAGTAAAATCCGTTCAAGATAAAATTGAATTTAATTTATCTCGAAATGAACTTGATACTGGTATGCAAAATCCAAACAACTATGAAATTATCGTTTATTCTTTACCACAGAAAAAAGTAAAAAACTTAGGAAAAATATTTAAATTTGAAAAGCCTGACGAAACACCCTTCAATAATTCAAAATTTACAATTCATTACGATACATATTTGGTAAGTGCTAAAGAGGTCGGAAAAGAAAATGATAATTAA